A genome region from Streptomyces xanthophaeus includes the following:
- a CDS encoding response regulator — protein sequence MSSRPSRGAARLAAILDALPDALLLVNANGTVVNANSIALEIMESPGTGLVGRGVLDLLPEFDSKLIPGSMRRPGEDDGGRTKPKRMIARRTDGSEFPVELTSAHLDGRDAYREPQPSYTGDELLMLVVRDLSQTVDTEAELARSQRQTEMILRAAAEGVVGTDTDGRVVLVNPAAAQILGYRATDLGNRELHGLIQHSRADGSPFPFEESPLADTLRSGRKHRVRGQVLWNKAGQPVAVDLTTSPVRDGEQLVGAVMTFTDRRPYDALAARHAQLMAVLGESLRGPLDELRGELATLAADDAGQLWPEANQLLHHLAAGYSRMTTLVDNVLGYQRLDTGRDRLAKKKVLINTVVTAGVDGAVELIGPGRAQFAVHAPTIEAEVDGDRISTALAHLIADVAGVDATGKTRQGSGYSDSTIVVAAAQRGDVVRIEVRGPYEGGNPVHEPIVRGIVAAHGGVLQTVEVPGAPGGAYVLELPLGSGAGTVTLPEPAEEPPAGPAANGAGTAGDAAPGKVSGGRRGRRGVDAFLDDETPGPEAAQAAQGGGALALPSGRRRAGEAGDAPETGPELAQSPVNPAGLGTGRRRGRAGDGSDGAEGAAGHDGPGRPVPPQGTAMPALPPVPAVPPVPVTEHPAGRRRALGPAGPAQPGGPVPATGLGPAPAPARPIAPEGGFALPAGPTPAPAAADSDADAPAGRRGRRVLGAPAAEPEAAPAPAPSAAAAAQPESAENPTGRRRALAGAPAWPVPAARTAPEEDEASGQVALPGARRPQDTPAEGQAAQPISVRALGTLGQGISVDPGGSGPASGSGAPSGSGRRRRLAEPAPQGRAFAIGAPEAGSDEGPEPLDGPGGAVEVVNRPVPRPVDDELPPEPLDNPRRLLVWPAPDVQTQQALSDRGYRPVIVHSREEVDAQIAAFPAALFVDPLTGPITRTALQSLRQAAVAAEVPVLVTAGLGHATREAAYGADPAVLLKALAPRDSEQHPSRVLLIEERDEIATALTAALERRGMQVARAGADTDAVELATRMRPNLVVMDLMQVRRRRAGIVDWLRANGQLNRTPLVVYTATGIDPAELPRLASGESVLFLAERSTTADVQGRIVDLLAKIGTN from the coding sequence GTGAGCAGCAGGCCATCCCGAGGCGCTGCTCGCCTCGCAGCAATACTCGACGCTCTTCCGGACGCGCTGTTGCTCGTCAACGCCAACGGCACGGTCGTCAACGCCAATTCGATCGCGCTCGAGATCATGGAGAGCCCCGGTACCGGGCTCGTCGGCCGGGGCGTGCTCGACCTCCTGCCCGAGTTCGACTCCAAGCTGATCCCCGGCTCCATGCGCCGGCCCGGCGAGGACGACGGCGGCCGCACCAAACCCAAGCGGATGATCGCGCGGCGTACCGACGGCTCCGAGTTCCCCGTGGAGCTCACCAGCGCCCATCTCGACGGACGCGACGCCTATCGCGAGCCGCAACCCTCTTACACGGGCGACGAGCTGCTGATGCTCGTGGTCCGTGACCTCTCGCAGACCGTGGACACCGAGGCCGAGCTCGCCCGCTCGCAGCGGCAGACCGAGATGATCCTGCGCGCCGCCGCCGAGGGCGTCGTGGGCACCGACACCGACGGACGGGTGGTGCTGGTCAACCCGGCCGCCGCCCAGATCCTCGGCTACCGCGCCACCGACCTCGGCAACCGCGAACTGCACGGCCTCATCCAGCACTCCCGCGCCGACGGCTCCCCGTTCCCCTTCGAGGAGTCCCCGCTCGCCGACACCCTGCGCAGCGGGCGCAAGCACCGCGTCCGCGGGCAGGTGCTGTGGAACAAGGCCGGACAGCCGGTCGCCGTCGACCTGACCACCTCGCCCGTACGGGACGGGGAGCAGCTCGTCGGCGCCGTCATGACCTTCACCGACCGGCGGCCCTACGACGCCCTCGCCGCGCGGCACGCACAGCTGATGGCCGTCCTCGGCGAATCCCTGCGCGGGCCTCTGGACGAGCTGCGCGGTGAGCTGGCGACGCTGGCCGCCGACGACGCCGGACAGCTGTGGCCCGAGGCCAACCAGCTGCTGCACCACCTGGCCGCCGGGTACTCACGGATGACCACGCTGGTGGACAACGTCCTCGGCTACCAGCGCCTGGACACCGGCCGGGACCGGCTCGCGAAGAAGAAGGTCCTGATCAACACCGTCGTCACGGCGGGCGTCGACGGGGCCGTCGAGCTGATCGGTCCGGGCCGCGCGCAGTTCGCCGTCCACGCGCCGACCATCGAGGCCGAGGTGGACGGGGACCGGATCTCGACCGCGCTCGCCCACCTGATCGCGGACGTGGCCGGGGTGGACGCGACCGGCAAGACCCGCCAGGGCAGCGGCTACAGCGATTCGACGATCGTGGTGGCCGCCGCCCAGCGCGGCGATGTCGTACGCATCGAGGTGCGCGGGCCGTACGAGGGCGGGAACCCGGTCCACGAGCCGATCGTGCGGGGGATCGTGGCCGCGCACGGCGGTGTGCTGCAGACGGTGGAGGTTCCGGGCGCGCCCGGCGGGGCGTACGTGCTGGAGCTCCCGCTCGGCTCGGGTGCCGGGACGGTGACCCTGCCGGAGCCGGCGGAGGAGCCCCCGGCCGGTCCGGCCGCGAACGGCGCGGGGACGGCCGGGGACGCGGCTCCCGGCAAGGTCTCCGGCGGCCGGCGTGGCCGGCGCGGGGTGGACGCCTTCCTGGACGACGAGACCCCCGGACCCGAGGCCGCGCAGGCCGCGCAGGGGGGTGGCGCGCTGGCGCTGCCTTCGGGGCGGCGGCGCGCGGGCGAGGCCGGCGACGCTCCCGAGACGGGCCCCGAACTCGCGCAGTCCCCGGTGAACCCGGCGGGACTGGGCACCGGACGCAGGCGCGGCCGGGCCGGTGACGGCAGCGACGGGGCCGAGGGCGCCGCCGGGCACGACGGCCCCGGGCGGCCCGTGCCCCCGCAGGGCACCGCCATGCCCGCGCTCCCGCCCGTACCCGCGGTGCCCCCGGTTCCGGTGACCGAGCATCCCGCCGGACGGCGCCGGGCCCTGGGTCCGGCCGGTCCGGCGCAGCCCGGCGGCCCCGTCCCCGCGACCGGGCTCGGGCCGGCGCCCGCTCCCGCGCGGCCCATCGCCCCCGAGGGCGGCTTCGCACTGCCGGCCGGCCCGACACCGGCTCCCGCCGCGGCCGACTCCGACGCCGACGCCCCGGCCGGGCGGCGCGGCCGCCGGGTGCTGGGCGCCCCGGCCGCCGAGCCCGAGGCCGCTCCCGCTCCCGCTCCCTCTGCTGCCGCCGCCGCGCAGCCCGAGTCCGCCGAGAACCCGACCGGGCGGCGCCGCGCGCTGGCCGGCGCTCCGGCGTGGCCGGTTCCGGCGGCCCGTACCGCTCCGGAGGAGGACGAGGCCTCCGGCCAGGTGGCGCTCCCCGGTGCGCGTCGGCCGCAGGACACCCCGGCGGAGGGCCAGGCCGCGCAGCCGATCAGCGTGCGCGCCCTCGGCACCCTCGGCCAGGGCATCTCCGTCGACCCGGGCGGCTCCGGCCCGGCCTCCGGCTCCGGTGCGCCCTCCGGCTCCGGCCGGCGTCGCCGGCTCGCCGAGCCCGCCCCGCAGGGCCGCGCCTTCGCCATAGGGGCGCCCGAAGCCGGCTCCGACGAGGGCCCCGAGCCGCTGGACGGCCCGGGCGGCGCCGTCGAAGTCGTCAACCGGCCCGTGCCGCGCCCCGTGGACGACGAGCTGCCGCCGGAGCCCCTGGACAACCCGCGCCGGCTCCTGGTGTGGCCCGCGCCCGATGTGCAGACGCAGCAGGCGCTGAGCGACCGCGGCTACCGGCCGGTGATCGTGCACTCCCGCGAGGAGGTGGACGCGCAGATCGCCGCGTTCCCCGCCGCGCTGTTCGTCGACCCGCTCACCGGGCCGATCACCCGGACGGCCCTGCAGTCCCTGCGCCAGGCCGCGGTGGCCGCGGAGGTCCCCGTACTGGTCACGGCCGGTCTGGGGCATGCCACGCGCGAGGCGGCGTACGGCGCCGACCCGGCCGTCCTGCTGAAGGCGCTGGCGCCGCGTGACAGCGAGCAGCACCCTTCCCGGGTGCTGCTGATCGAGGAGCGCGACGAGATCGCGACCGCGCTGACCGCCGCCTTGGAGCGGCGCGGCATGCAGGTCGCACGGGCGGGTGCCGACACCGACGCCGTGGAGCTGGCGACGCGGATGCGCCCCAACCTGGTGGTCATGGATCTGATGCAGGTGCGCCGTCGGCGGGCCGGGATCGTGGACTGGCTGCGCGCCAACGGGCAGCTGAACCGCACCCCTCTGGTCGTCTACACCGCGACCGGCATCGACCCGGCCGAACTGCCGCGGCTCGCCTCCGGCGAGAGCGTCCTCTTCCTCGCAGAACGGTCCACCACGGCGGACGTCCAGGGCCGCATCGTGGACCTGCTGGCCAAGATCGGCACCAACTAG
- a CDS encoding SSI family serine proteinase inhibitor, which produces MLRLAAFAVTSALAATVAGPLPPLPLGRLLATPDHLTIAMADTGSRRLDREYRLECGPVGGDHPEAEGACARLDQFAREGKDPFAPVSKRQICTMQHGGPATARITGTWNGHKVDATFRRTNGCEIRRWDELEPLLPSGRS; this is translated from the coding sequence ATGCTGCGTCTCGCCGCCTTCGCCGTCACCTCCGCCCTGGCCGCCACGGTGGCCGGGCCGCTGCCCCCGCTCCCGCTGGGCCGGCTGCTGGCGACACCCGACCACCTCACCATCGCCATGGCCGACACAGGGAGCCGCCGGCTGGACCGGGAGTACCGGCTCGAATGCGGCCCCGTCGGCGGCGACCACCCGGAGGCGGAAGGTGCCTGCGCCCGGCTGGATCAGTTCGCCCGCGAGGGGAAGGACCCCTTCGCCCCCGTCTCCAAGCGGCAGATCTGCACCATGCAGCACGGGGGCCCCGCCACCGCCCGGATCACCGGAACCTGGAACGGCCACAAGGTGGACGCCACGTTCCGGCGTACCAACGGATGCGAGATCCGCCGCTGGGACGAGTTGGAACCTCTGCTTCCGAGTGGGCGTTCCTGA
- a CDS encoding PH domain-containing protein, whose protein sequence is MGLFGNAHTVDPVSAQRDYARLLGQGEQVHAAYLLIRDTILFTDRRLVLVDKQGLTGKKVEYHSVPYRSITHFSVETAGHFDLDAELKIWISGSSAPIEKTFTKGVDIYEVQAILTQFVAR, encoded by the coding sequence ATGGGACTGTTCGGGAACGCGCACACCGTCGACCCTGTGTCGGCGCAGCGGGACTACGCGCGGCTGCTGGGGCAGGGGGAGCAGGTGCATGCCGCGTACCTGCTGATCCGGGACACGATCCTGTTCACCGACCGGCGGCTGGTGCTCGTCGACAAGCAGGGGCTCACGGGGAAGAAGGTGGAGTACCACTCCGTCCCGTACCGGAGCATCACGCACTTCTCCGTCGAGACCGCCGGGCACTTCGATCTCGACGCCGAGCTCAAGATCTGGATATCCGGCAGCTCGGCGCCGATCGAGAAGACCTTCACCAAGGGCGTCGACATCTACGAGGTGCAGGCGATCCTGACCCAGTTCGTCGCCCGGTAG
- a CDS encoding SMP-30/gluconolactonase/LRE family protein, producing the protein MSAIADLTLYEILDERFRTGRCANGDARLDRLYGDCRWAEGPLYLPAWRQLVWSDIPNDRMLRWDEATGAVSVFRSPAGHSNGNTLDREGRLITCEQGNRRVTRTEPDGSLTVIADRFDGKRLNSPNDAVVRSDGSVWFSDPDFGITSDYEGHRAPSEIGACNLYRADPSTGEVQRVADGFLGPNGLVFSPDESELYAADTRAGHIRAFKVADDGTLTDDRVFTTCPGVDNIRFDDEGRLWAAAMENGVQCYAADGTLIGRLRVPEPVSNIAFGGAKNNRLFITATTSLYSLVMSVTGLPRVL; encoded by the coding sequence ATGTCTGCCATAGCCGACCTCACCTTGTACGAGATTCTGGACGAACGCTTCCGGACCGGCCGCTGCGCCAACGGCGACGCCCGGCTGGACCGGCTGTACGGCGACTGCCGCTGGGCGGAGGGCCCCCTCTACCTGCCCGCCTGGCGGCAACTGGTGTGGAGCGACATCCCCAACGACCGGATGCTGCGCTGGGACGAGGCGACCGGCGCCGTCTCCGTCTTCCGCTCCCCGGCCGGCCACTCCAACGGCAACACCCTGGACCGCGAAGGCCGCCTGATCACCTGTGAGCAGGGCAACCGGCGCGTCACCCGCACCGAACCGGACGGCAGCCTCACCGTCATCGCCGACCGCTTCGACGGCAAGCGGCTCAACAGCCCGAACGACGCGGTCGTCCGCTCGGACGGCTCCGTCTGGTTCTCCGATCCCGACTTCGGCATCACCAGCGACTACGAGGGCCACCGCGCACCCAGCGAGATCGGCGCCTGCAACCTCTACCGGGCCGACCCCTCGACCGGCGAGGTCCAAAGGGTCGCCGACGGCTTCCTCGGCCCCAACGGCCTGGTCTTCTCCCCCGACGAGAGCGAGCTGTACGCCGCGGACACCCGGGCCGGCCACATCCGCGCCTTCAAGGTCGCGGACGACGGCACCCTCACCGACGACCGCGTCTTCACCACCTGCCCCGGGGTCGACAACATCCGCTTCGACGACGAAGGCCGGCTGTGGGCGGCCGCGATGGAGAACGGCGTCCAGTGCTACGCCGCGGACGGCACCCTGATCGGCCGCCTGCGCGTCCCCGAACCGGTCTCGAACATCGCGTTCGGCGGCGCCAAGAACAACCGCCTCTTCATCACCGCCACCACCTCGCTCTACTCCCTGGTGATGTCGGTGACCGGCCTGCCCCGGGTCCTCTGA
- a CDS encoding Lrp/AsnC family transcriptional regulator, with the protein MDDIDRALVLRLQQDAGQSYAALGTAVGLSAGATHERVRKLRERGVIRRTTVDVDPAAVGSGVLAYVMVDSNAWMGESGADFAAIPEIQEAHIIAGSASVLVKVRTASTEQLQDVLRRLYAIDGVSGTHATVVLDTFFERPLPL; encoded by the coding sequence GTGGACGACATCGACCGTGCGCTCGTGCTGCGCCTGCAACAGGACGCCGGCCAGTCGTACGCCGCTCTCGGCACGGCCGTCGGGCTCTCCGCGGGGGCGACTCACGAGCGGGTCCGGAAGCTGCGCGAGCGCGGGGTGATCCGGCGGACCACCGTCGACGTCGACCCGGCGGCCGTCGGCAGTGGAGTCCTGGCCTACGTGATGGTCGACTCCAACGCCTGGATGGGCGAGTCCGGTGCCGACTTCGCCGCGATCCCCGAGATCCAGGAGGCGCACATCATCGCGGGCAGCGCGTCCGTGCTGGTCAAGGTGCGTACGGCCTCCACCGAACAGTTGCAGGACGTGCTGCGCCGGCTCTACGCCATCGACGGCGTCAGCGGGACGCACGCCACCGTCGTCCTGGACACCTTCTTCGAGCGGCCGCTCCCGCTGTGA
- a CDS encoding DUF2797 domain-containing protein produces MTWWCTGIRWQDGRPAIGWYGEGRGERVSELAYGQRIAFAARGERHCLGVRRVGKRTPCPTADTVPGRAGNAQCPGCARLDRSFSVAADTNAADPRTYRVYLAWFGPGMVKVGITAEERGSARLLEQGAVAWAWLGRGPLMATRRTEELLRAALGVPDRIAYARKRGVRAHLPAAPERAREVAELHARAAALAGWPESLERVECEVADHAGAFGLDALPGLPGPARVLTEMVSGGSVVGRLAGAAGPDLHLADGLVVDTRLLAGWELAAPGDEAVTSVPTAQIPSAAAAPTEQGGLF; encoded by the coding sequence GTGACCTGGTGGTGCACCGGGATCCGGTGGCAGGACGGCCGACCCGCCATCGGGTGGTACGGGGAGGGGCGCGGCGAGCGGGTGAGCGAGCTCGCGTACGGGCAGCGGATCGCCTTCGCCGCCCGCGGGGAGCGGCACTGCCTCGGCGTGCGGCGGGTCGGGAAGCGGACGCCCTGCCCCACGGCGGACACCGTGCCGGGCCGCGCGGGGAACGCGCAGTGCCCCGGGTGCGCGCGCCTCGACCGGTCGTTCTCCGTGGCGGCCGACACCAACGCCGCCGATCCGCGCACCTACCGGGTCTACCTGGCCTGGTTCGGTCCCGGCATGGTCAAGGTCGGGATCACCGCCGAGGAGCGCGGCTCGGCCCGGCTGCTGGAGCAGGGAGCGGTGGCATGGGCCTGGCTCGGCCGTGGTCCGCTGATGGCCACCCGGCGCACCGAGGAGCTGCTGAGGGCGGCGCTCGGGGTGCCCGACCGGATCGCGTACGCCCGTAAGCGCGGAGTACGGGCCCACCTGCCGGCCGCGCCCGAGCGGGCCCGGGAGGTCGCCGAGCTGCACGCACGGGCGGCGGCGCTGGCCGGGTGGCCGGAGTCGCTGGAGCGGGTGGAGTGCGAAGTGGCCGACCATGCGGGGGCGTTCGGGCTGGACGCCCTGCCGGGCCTGCCCGGGCCGGCGCGGGTGCTCACGGAGATGGTGTCCGGCGGGTCCGTCGTGGGCCGGCTGGCGGGCGCGGCCGGTCCCGATCTGCACCTCGCCGACGGGCTCGTGGTGGACACCCGGCTGCTGGCGGGCTGGGAGCTCGCCGCTCCGGGGGACGAGGCCGTGACCTCGGTCCCGACGGCGCAGATCCCGTCCGCCGCCGCGGCCCCCACCGAGCAGGGCGGGCTGTTCTGA
- a CDS encoding antibiotic biosynthesis monooxygenase family protein, producing MTTQPVPAFEPPYVMAVFSNIRTDDDSGYPEVLARMKEIVRTNPGYLGYESARDPGGLGITVAYFRDHESLTVWRKDLEHQAAMKQGRSDWYDSYTLHVATVERSHGFVRNG from the coding sequence ATGACCACTCAGCCGGTACCGGCCTTCGAACCGCCTTATGTCATGGCCGTTTTCAGCAACATCCGCACCGACGACGACAGCGGATACCCCGAGGTCCTCGCACGGATGAAGGAGATCGTCCGGACGAACCCGGGGTACCTCGGCTACGAGTCCGCGCGTGACCCGGGAGGGCTCGGCATCACCGTCGCCTACTTCCGCGACCACGAGTCCCTCACCGTGTGGCGCAAGGACCTGGAGCACCAGGCGGCCATGAAGCAGGGCCGCTCCGACTGGTACGACAGCTACACCCTGCACGTCGCGACCGTCGAGCGGAGCCACGGCTTTGTCCGCAACGGCTGA
- a CDS encoding amidohydrolase family protein: MSATAEAVRAFRERLGLPGLVDVHTHFMPERVLDKVWDYFDAVGPLTGVEWPITYRHEEEQRVALLREFGVRAFTAMLYPHKPTMAAWLNAWSADFAARTPDCLHTATFFPEEGVGAYVRQAVESGARIFKSHLQVGGYDPNDDRLDPVWGLLAEAGLPIVIHCASGPVPGKHTGPEPIARLLARHPRLPLVIAHMGMPEYADFLDLADRYAEVRLDTTMAFTDFSEQMCGFPPGDLGRLADLGDRILLGTDFPNIPYPYEHQLAALERLGLGDDWLRAVCHDNGARLFRLDG; encoded by the coding sequence TTGTCCGCAACGGCTGAGGCGGTCCGCGCCTTCCGGGAGCGGCTCGGGCTGCCCGGACTGGTCGACGTCCACACCCACTTCATGCCCGAGCGGGTCCTGGACAAGGTGTGGGACTACTTCGACGCGGTCGGCCCGCTGACCGGCGTCGAGTGGCCCATCACCTACCGGCACGAGGAGGAGCAGCGCGTCGCGCTCCTGCGGGAGTTCGGGGTCCGGGCCTTCACCGCCATGCTCTACCCGCACAAGCCGACGATGGCCGCCTGGCTCAACGCCTGGTCCGCCGATTTCGCCGCCCGCACCCCCGACTGCCTGCACACCGCGACGTTCTTCCCGGAGGAGGGCGTGGGCGCGTACGTCCGCCAGGCCGTCGAGTCCGGAGCCCGGATCTTCAAGTCGCACCTCCAGGTCGGCGGCTACGACCCGAACGACGACCGGCTCGACCCCGTCTGGGGGCTGCTCGCCGAGGCCGGCCTCCCGATCGTGATCCACTGCGCCTCCGGCCCCGTCCCGGGCAAGCACACCGGACCCGAGCCGATCGCCCGGCTGCTGGCCCGCCACCCGAGGCTGCCGCTGGTCATCGCCCACATGGGCATGCCCGAGTACGCCGACTTCCTCGACCTCGCCGACCGGTACGCCGAGGTGCGCCTGGACACCACCATGGCCTTCACCGACTTCTCCGAGCAGATGTGCGGCTTCCCGCCCGGGGATCTCGGACGCCTCGCGGACCTCGGCGACCGGATCCTCCTCGGCACCGACTTCCCGAACATCCCCTACCCCTACGAGCACCAGCTCGCCGCGCTCGAACGGCTCGGCCTCGGCGACGACTGGCTGCGGGCGGTCTGCCACGACAACGGCGCCCGGCTGTTCCGCCTCGACGGCTGA
- a CDS encoding response regulator transcription factor → MTATTTSHASTSTNHPAALVRPDGGPCRVLVVDDEASLSELLSMALRYEGCEVRTAGDGAGAVRAAREFRPDVVVLDIMLPDMDGLAVLGRLRREIPQVPVLFLTAKDSLEDRIAGLTAGGDDYVTKPFSLEEVVARLRGLVRRSGAAQAARGGSVLTVGDLRLDEDSHEVVRGGREIHLTATEFELLRYLMRNPRRVLSKAQILDRVWSYDFGGQANVVELYISYLRRKLDSGLGMPPMIHTRRGAGYLIKPAE, encoded by the coding sequence ATGACTGCGACGACCACCTCCCATGCGTCCACGTCCACCAACCACCCCGCGGCCCTGGTGCGGCCCGACGGCGGCCCCTGCCGGGTACTCGTCGTCGACGACGAGGCCTCGCTCTCCGAGCTGCTGTCCATGGCCCTGCGCTACGAGGGCTGCGAGGTCCGCACCGCCGGCGACGGGGCGGGCGCGGTACGGGCGGCACGCGAGTTCCGGCCCGACGTGGTCGTCCTCGACATCATGCTTCCCGACATGGACGGCCTGGCCGTCCTCGGGCGCCTGCGCCGGGAGATCCCCCAGGTGCCCGTCCTGTTCCTGACCGCCAAGGACTCGCTGGAGGACCGGATCGCGGGTCTCACGGCGGGCGGCGACGACTACGTCACCAAGCCCTTCAGCCTGGAGGAGGTCGTGGCCCGCCTGCGCGGCCTGGTCCGGCGCTCCGGCGCGGCACAGGCCGCGCGCGGCGGTTCGGTGCTGACCGTCGGAGATCTGCGGCTGGACGAGGACAGCCACGAGGTGGTGCGGGGCGGCCGGGAGATCCACCTGACCGCCACCGAGTTCGAGCTGCTGCGCTACCTGATGCGCAACCCCCGGCGCGTGCTGAGCAAGGCGCAGATCCTGGACCGGGTGTGGTCCTACGACTTCGGCGGCCAGGCCAATGTGGTCGAGCTGTACATCTCCTACCTGCGCAGGAAGCTGGACAGCGGCCTCGGTATGCCGCCGATGATCCACACCCGGCGCGGCGCCGGTTACCTGATCAAGCCGGCCGAGTAG
- a CDS encoding sensor histidine kinase has protein sequence MAFRTKRRPRGRRPWSLRTRLVVSAVALIAVVGAAIGTVTTFALRSYLVTELDDQLKASVKMAVRAPGGKPARENSAGFVMAPGSPLDAAGIRLDPSGTVLGTARNVRAEGWSVEQPPPLTEAQGKALARAARTVADGRPEPVDAELPGLGSYRVLLAPDGTLALGFPLSDVDSTVRTLIGVELCVTLAGLIAASLAGQALVGVALRPLRRVAATATRVSELPLHKGEPALHERVPDAEADPRTEVGQVGAALNRLLGHVSSALTARQQSEMQVRQFVADASHELRTPLASIRGYAELTRRGREEPGPDTRHALGRIESEATRMTGLVEDLLLLARLDAGRPLSTGDTDTDLAPLVVDAISDARAAGPGHHWRLSLPEEPAPIRADPARIQQVLVNLLANARTHTPPGTTVTAHVSRETSAVRLRIEDDGPGIAPDLLPRVFERFARGDASRSRAAGSTGLGLAIVQAVVTAHGGRVGVRSEPGRTCFEVLLPHAQSDRTDSQAGHRLSTQR, from the coding sequence GTGGCCTTCCGCACGAAACGGCGACCGCGCGGCCGCCGGCCCTGGTCGCTGCGTACCCGGCTCGTCGTCTCGGCGGTGGCGCTGATCGCCGTCGTGGGTGCGGCCATCGGGACCGTCACCACCTTCGCCCTGCGCTCGTACCTGGTCACCGAGCTCGACGACCAGCTGAAGGCTTCCGTGAAGATGGCCGTCCGGGCGCCCGGCGGGAAGCCGGCCCGGGAGAACAGCGCCGGCTTCGTCATGGCTCCCGGCAGCCCGCTGGACGCCGCCGGGATCCGGCTCGATCCCTCCGGGACCGTCCTCGGGACGGCCCGCAACGTCCGCGCCGAGGGATGGTCGGTCGAGCAGCCGCCGCCGCTGACCGAGGCCCAGGGCAAGGCCCTCGCCCGGGCCGCCCGGACGGTCGCGGACGGCAGGCCGGAGCCGGTGGACGCGGAGCTCCCGGGCCTCGGCAGCTACCGGGTGCTGCTCGCGCCCGACGGCACTCTCGCCCTCGGTTTCCCCCTGAGTGACGTCGACTCCACCGTGCGCACCCTGATCGGGGTGGAGCTGTGCGTCACCCTGGCGGGGCTGATCGCGGCCTCCCTCGCCGGGCAGGCCCTGGTCGGGGTCGCACTGCGCCCGCTGCGCCGGGTGGCCGCCACCGCCACCCGGGTCTCCGAACTTCCCCTCCACAAGGGCGAGCCCGCCCTCCACGAGCGGGTTCCCGACGCCGAGGCCGACCCCCGCACCGAAGTGGGCCAGGTCGGCGCGGCCCTCAACCGGTTGCTGGGCCATGTCTCCTCCGCCCTCACCGCCCGCCAGCAGAGCGAGATGCAGGTCCGGCAGTTCGTCGCCGACGCCAGCCACGAGCTGCGCACCCCGCTGGCCTCCATCCGCGGCTACGCCGAGCTGACCCGCCGGGGACGGGAGGAACCGGGTCCCGACACCCGCCACGCCCTGGGCCGGATCGAATCCGAGGCCACCCGGATGACCGGCCTGGTCGAGGACCTGCTGCTGCTGGCCCGGCTCGACGCCGGCCGCCCGCTCTCCACCGGTGACACCGACACCGACCTGGCCCCGCTCGTCGTCGATGCCATCAGCGACGCCCGGGCCGCGGGACCCGGGCACCACTGGCGCCTGAGCCTGCCCGAGGAACCGGCCCCGATCCGGGCCGACCCGGCACGGATCCAGCAGGTGCTGGTCAACCTGCTCGCCAACGCCCGTACGCACACCCCTCCGGGCACCACCGTCACCGCGCACGTTTCACGTGAAACATCCGCCGTCCGGCTGCGCATCGAGGACGACGGACCCGGCATCGCACCCGACCTGCTCCCCCGCGTCTTCGAGCGCTTCGCCCGCGGCGACGCCTCCCGCTCCCGCGCGGCGGGATCCACCGGGCTCGGGCTGGCCATCGTCCAGGCCGTGGTCACCGCGCACGGCGGGCGGGTCGGTGTGCGGAGCGAGCCCGGACGGACCTGCTTCGAGGTCCTGCTGCCGCACGCGCAGTCGGACCGGACGGACTCACAGGCGGGGCACAGGCTCAGCACACAGCGGTGA